The genomic segment GCACGTTGCTCGGCGCCGGCTCGCTGATCCTCGCCTACATCGTCGCCTGGGTGCTCATGCCGGCCCGACCGGCTGCAGCTCAGACCGTATGGGCTGAGGCTAGTGACTCTGCAACCACTGAGAGCGAGCCTGCACAGCCGTCGAAGTGAAGTCGGAGAAGACACCGTCAACTCCGGCGTCGAAGAACTGAAGGAGCTCGCCCCTGGCATCGCCGTGGGCGAGCTTTTCAGTTCCCATACGAAACGCAGGGGGCAGGAAAGTGTTCTCGTTGCGCATCGTCCAGATGTGGACGTCAAGTCCAGCGGCGTGAGCGCGCTCGACTAGTCTCGTCGGCCCAGAGTCCGGCGCCACCACGAGCTCCTTGTACGGGCCGATCGCGTCGGCGTATTCGGCCACGAAGGCGAGACCTTCGTCGGAGCGGAGGTCGTCG from the Aeromicrobium panaciterrae genome contains:
- a CDS encoding PspC domain-containing protein, translating into MKKLTRNPDDKWLGGVCGGLADYTGIDANLVRLIVVVCTLLGAGSLILAYIVAWVLMPARPAAAQTVWAEASDSATTESEPAQPSK